In Paludibaculum fermentans, the genomic stretch CGAACAAAGAGAAGTCGGGCCTGACCAACGTCAAGTTCCTGAAGGGCGAGATCGAGCGCATCCCGCTGCCGGACAACTCGGTGGACGTCATTATCTCGAATTGCGTGATCAACCTCTCGGCCGACAAGGACATGGTGCTCAGCGAAGCCTTCCGGGTGCTGAAGCCCGGCGGCCGTTTCGCGGTCTCCGACGTGGTGACGCGCGGCGAAATCCCGGCTGACGTGCGCCGCAGTGTCGAACTCTGGGTGGGCTGCATCGCCGGCGCACTCGACGAGCAGGACTACCACGCCAAACTGGCCAAGGCCGGCTTCGAGAACATCGGTTTCGAGCCGACTCGCGTCTACAAAGTGGAGCAGGCGCGTGAGTTCCTCGACGGCCAAGGCATCGACGTGGAAGCGATCGCCCCGCTGGTGGACGAGAAGTTCATGAGCGCCTTCATCCGCGCGACTAAGCCTGTCTAAGCCGTAGTCCAGGACAAGGGCGGCCCAATCTCGGTAGTACAATTGGGTTTCATGCGAAACTCGCGAGTTTTCGCCGCCCTGGCGCTGGTCAGCGCCCTGACGATCCCCGCCCCGGCGCGCGAACCGGTGCGTACCCGCAAGGCCATGGTGGTCTCGCAGGAGCCCAACGCCACCGATGCGGGTGTCGCGGTGCTGAAAGCCGGGGGCAACGCCGTCGACGCAGCCATCACCGTGGCCATGACCCTCGCCGTCACCCATCCGCGGGCCGGCAACCTGGGCGGCGGCGGTTTCATGCTCATCCGCCTGGCCAACGGCACCAGCACGTTCATCGACTTCCGGGAGCGCGCTCCGCTCAGCGCCACACGCACGATGTACCTGGGCAAGGACGGCAAGCGCACCAAGGACAGCCAGGTGGGCTGGCGTGCCGCCGGAGTGCCCGGCACCGTGAGCGGTCTCGAATACGCCCATAAGAAGTACGGCACCAAGCCGTGGGCCACGCTGCTCAAACCCGCCATCGACTTCGCCACACAGGGCGTCACCCTGACCTACGCCGAAGCGCGCAACCTCTGCGGCAATCGCGACGTGATGGAGCCCTTCGCCGAATCCAAGCGCATTTTCCTCAAAGGCGGAGCCTGCTTCGAACCGGGCGAGAAACTCGTCCAGCCGGAACTTGCCCAGGTGATCGGGCGCATCGCCAAGTCGGGCGCCCGGGATTTCTACGAGGGCGAAACCGCCCGCATCTTCGCCGAGGAATCGAAGAAGGCCGGCGGCGAGATCACGCTGGAAGACCTGAAGGCTTACAAAACCCACGAGCGCAAGCCGCTGACCGGCGAATACAAGGGCTACCAGATCATCACCGCGCCGCCGCCTTCTTCCGGCGGCATCGCCATGTTCCAGATGCTGGGCATGCTGCAGGGCACCGGGTATGAAAAGGCCGGCGCCGGATCCGCCAGCGCTACCCACTACATGGCCGAGGCCATGCGCCGCGCCTACGCCGACCGCGCCCGCTATGTGGGCGACCCGGATTTCGTCAAGATTCCCGTGAGCGGCCTGGTCAATCGTACGTACACAAAGAAGCTCTGGGCCAATGTGGAGCCCGCCGCGGCCACGCCCAGCAGCGCGATCCAGGCCGGTGACCCGGCGCCTTACGAAGCATCCGAGACGACGCACTTCAACGTGATCGACGAGAAGGGCAATGCCGTCGCGCTCACCTATACCATCAACGGCCTCTACGGCAACGGAGTGACCGTGCCGCGCCTGGGCTTCCTGCTCAACAACGAGATGGACGACTTCACCACCAAGCCGGGTGAGGCCAACATGTTCGGCACGGTGGAAGGCGAGGCCAATGCGATTCAGCCGCGCAAAGCGCCGCTGTCGTCGATGACGCCCACCATCGTCACCAAGGACAACCAGCCGTTCCTGCTGCTGGGCGCGCCGGGCGGTTCGCGCATCATCACCGCCGTCACGCAGGTGCTGCTGTATGTGATCGATTTCGGCATGGATGTGCAGCAGGCCATCGACCAACCACGCTTTCATCATCAGTGGCTGCCGGACACGCTCTATCTCGAGCCTGGATTCTCGCCGGACACCCGCTCCGCGCTGGAGAAGATGGGCTACAAGGTGGCCAGCACCTCGGGCGTGGCGAGTGTCGAGGCGATCATGGTGGAACGGCCCAGGGCCGCCGCCGCCTCGCGGGGCGGTGTGGTGGCCGACGGCGCCACCGCGGCCAGCTCGCGCCAGGGCGGCAACACTGATACCTGGATGTCGCGCATCACCTGGCTCGCTGGTGCGCAGAATGGACGCTCTTCCGGCAAGGCGGCCGGTTACTAAACTCGTATGGAACACGCACTCTCCACCCACGTTCTCGTCAATCACCGGCTCAACACGGTCTGGCTCGACCGGATATGGAATGCCGGGATCCCCAAGGTGGAGATCTTCTGCGCCCGGCAACATTTCGACTACCGCGACCAGTCGCAGGTGAATGAGCTGGGCTACTGGTTCCGCGATGCGCAACTGCAGTGCCACTCGCTGCACGCGCCCATGTACAACGACGACTGCTGGGGCCGCACCGGGCCCTCTTCCGTCGTTACGCTCACCGACACCTCCAAGCCGCGCCGCCTGCAATCCGTCGAGGAGATCAAGCGCGCCATCGAGGTGGCCGAGAAGTTCCCGTTCAAGTACCTCATCCAGCATCTGGGTGTCTCGGGTGAGGAGTATAGCGACGAGAAGCTCGATGCGGCGTTCACCGCGCTGGAGGACTTGCAGCTTTTCGCCAAGCACCGCGGCGTGGAGATCCTCATCGAGAACATCCCCAACCGCCTGAGCAGCGCCGAACGCCTGCTCTACTTCAGCGGCATCACGCACCTCGACCTGAAATTCTGCCTGGACCTGGGTCACGCCAACATGATGGAAGGCATTGAACCCACCTTTGCCCTGCTGCAGGACCGGCTGCGGTCCACGCACGTCCACGACAACGACGGCAAGGATGACAAGCATCTCTTCCCGCTGCTGGCCGAGGGCGGCACCATTCCCTGGAAGCAGACCATGGATCTGCTGCGCACCAGGGAGTCGCAGTATCCGCTCCTGCTGGAGGTTAAGGACTCACCCGCCTTCGCCAACCCCATCGATGCGGCCCGGCAGGCCTTTGACCGATTGGAGAACCTTTGATGTCTGACTACCGTCGAATCACGATTGCCAGCGCGGGCCAGCATACCGGCGAACCCGTCGAAATCGCCGGCTGGCTCTACAACCTGCGCAAGTCCGGGAAGATCATCTTTCCGATCATCCGCGATGGCAGCGGGACCATCCAGTGCGTGGGCGTGAAAGCCCAACTGCCCGAGGATGTCTTTGAAGCCCTGAAGAACCTGACCCAGGAATCTTCCGTCATCATCCGCGGGCGGATGCGCGCCGAAGCGCGGGCCCAGGGCGGCTATGAGATGGACATCGAAGGCGCCGAAATCGTCCAGCGTGTGAGCGAGGAGCATCCTTACCCCATCACGCCCAAGGAGCACGGCGTCGAGTTCCTCTTCGACCAGCGCCACCTGCACCTGCGCAGCCGCCGCCAGCACGCCATCCTCAAGATCCGCCACGAGATCATCAAGGCCGTCCGCGACTACTTCGACTCCAACGGTTTCACCCTGGTCGATTGCCCCATCTTCACTCCGGCGGCCTGCGAAGGCACGACGACGCTGTTCGAAGTCGACTACTTCGAAGACGAGAAAGTCTACCTGACGCAGTCCGGCCAGCTCTATAACGAAGCCACGGCCGCCGCGTTCGGCAAGAGCTACTGCTTCGGCCCGACCTTCCGCGCCGAGAAGTCAAAGACCCGCCGCCACCTCACCGAGTTCTGGATGGTGGAGCCAGAGATGGCCTACGCCGACCTGGAAGACGTGAAGCGCGTGGCCGAGGAACTGATCGTCTTCATGGTGGGCCGCGTCCTGGAGAACCGCAAAACCGAACTCGCCACACTGGAACGTGACATCACCAAACTGGAAGCGATCAAGGCGCCGTTCCCCCGTATCAGCTACGACGAAGCAGTGGAGATCCTCAAGCGCAAGGGCAGCGAGATCGAATGGGGCGGCGACTTCGGCGGCACCGACGAGACACTGCTCAGCGAAGAGTTTGACCGTCCGGTGATGGTTGACCGTTATCCCGCCGCCGTGAAGGCCTTCTACTTCCAGCCCGCGCCGGAACGGCCCGAAGTCGCGCTCGGCGTCGACGTCCTGGCCAGCGAAGGCTACGGCGAGGTCATCGGCGGCGGCCAGCGTGTCCACGACTACGACCTGCTCTTGCAGCGCATCAAGGATCACAACCTGCCGCCCGAGGCGTTCCAGTGGTATCTGGACCTGCGCCGTTTCGGCAGCGTGCCGCACGCCGGCTTCGGCATGGGCATTGAACGCGCGGTGTCGTGGATCTGCGGCCTGGAACATATCCGGGAAACCATCGCCTTCCCGCGCATGCTGTACCGGACGCGGCCCTAGGAGCCTATGGCGCAAACCATCGCGATTCTCGGAGCTCCCCTGGACCTCGGCGCCGGCCGCCGCGGCGTGGACATGGGCCCCTCGGCCCTGCGCGTGGCGAACCTGAATGCGAAGCTCGTGTCCCTCGGCTACAAGGTCGAGGATTTGGGCAACGTATTCGTGAGCCAGCAGGAGAGCTCCCGGATCGGCGCGGCCCACGCCCGTTACCTGAAGCCGATCGCCGCAACCTGCGTCGAGTTGGCGCACAAGGTGGAGCGCGCGGCCGGACAGGGCAAGTTTCCGCTGGTGCTGGGCGGCGATCACTCGGTTGCCGTCGGCACTGTCAGCGGCATGGCCCAGCACTTCCGGAAGAAGAAACAGAAGCTGGGCGTCATCTGGCTGGATGCGCACACGGATATGAATACGCCGGATTCGTCGCCCAGCGGCAACGTCCACGGCATGCCCCTGGCGTGTCTGGTCGGCTACGGCCCCAAGCCGTTGACCCACCTTTACGGCTACGCGCCAAAGGTGGACGCGAAGAATGTCGTACTGGTGGGCATCCGCGATGTCGACCTGACGGAACGGCCCATTGTGAAGCAGAGCGGCGTGCGCGTCTTCACCATGCGCGATATCGACGAGCGCGGCCTGCGCTCCGTCATGGAAGAGGCGGTGATGATCGCCTCGCAAGGCACGGCCGGCATCCACATCTCGCTGGACATGGACGGCGTGGATCCCGATGAAGCGCCAGGGGTCGGCACACCCGTGCGCGGCGGTTTCTCCTATCGCGAGGCGCATCTGGCGATGGAGATCCTCAGCGACTCACATCGCGTGCGTTCCATGGAAGTGGTGGAAGTGAACCCGGTGCTCGACACTGCTAACCGGACCGCCCTGCTGGGCGTCGAACTGGTGATGTCGGCCATGGGCAAAAGGATCCTCTGACAAGGTATTTATGAGTAAACTCCGCGTCGCAGTTGTGTACGGCGGCCGCAGCGGCGAGCACGAAGTCTCCATCCGCTCGGCCCAGGCCATCATGGCCGCCCTGAACACCGAGAACTACGAAGTCATCCCTTACCTCATCGGCAAAGATGGCAAGTGGGACCCCAAGCCGATTCTGCCCGAGCCCGGCGCCAATGAAGGCATTGACGTCGTCTTCCCGGTGCTGCACGGCACGTTTGGCGAGGACGGCACCATCCAGGGCCTGTTTGAAATGGCCGACCTGGCGTACGTCGGGCCCGGAGTATTCGGCTCCGCCGCGTCGATGGACAAGGAGCACTTTAAGCGCCTCAGCGTGGAGCGCGGCCTGCCCGTGGTGGAGTACGCCATCGTCCACACCGGCAATCCGCACAAGGCCGTCGATTGGGACACAACGCTCACTCAGATCGTCGAACGCTTTGGACTGCCCGTCTTCGTGAAGCCCTGCAACCTGGGTTCATCTGTGGGTGTCGCCAAAGCACACACCGTGGAAGAGCTGCAGGCAGCGATCCTGGACGCGGGCCGCTATGACCTCAAGGTGCTTGTCGAACGCGCCATCGTCGGCCAGGAGGTGGAGTGCGCCGTGCTGGGCAACTACCGCCCGCAGGCCTCCACGCCATGCGAGATCCTGCCGTCGAAGGAGTTCTACGACTACGACGACAAGTACCTTCTCGACCAGGCGAAGACAGTCATCCCGCCCAATTTGAGTGAAGAGAAGATCGAAGAGGTCCAGCGCCTGGCCATCGAATGCTTCCAGGCGATGGACTGCAGCGGCATGGCCCGGGTCGACTTCCTGATCGAGAAGGCCACCGGCAACATCTACATCAACGAGATCAACACCATCCCGGGCTTCACCTCCATCAGCATGTACCCGAAGATGTGGGAGCACGCCGGCTGCCCGTTCGAGATGCTGGTGGGCATGCTCATCAGCCTTGCGCTGGAACGTCACAGCCTGCGCCGGGCTCTGCGCTACGAACGATGAGAACGCTGGCCGTACTTCTGCTGGCGGCCACGCTGCCGCTGGCCGCACAGCCCAAACCGCCTGCCAATCCGAACCGGCCCCTGCCGAATACCGAGGAGCTGGAACGCGAGCTGAAGCGCGTGCTGGACGTGTTTCTGATCGCCAGTGAGAACGCGGCCGATCCGGTGAGCCCCGATGCGGCGTTCTACGGCGGAGCCATCCCCGGCATGCTGCGCCGCCTGGATCCGCACTCCATCTTCTTCGACAAGGAACAGTTCCAGCAGTTGCAGGAGATGGAGCGCAGCGTCACCAAGGGCTTCGGCAGCGTGGTCAGCGTGCTGCCCGGCCGTGTCATCGTCCTGCAGACCCTGCCCGGCACGCCATCGCAGAAGGCCGGCCTGTCGCCGGGCGACGAGATCGTCGGCGTCAACAACATCCCGTTCGCCAATCTCGACCTCGAACAGTTGGTGCAGGTGCTCTCCATGACCCGCCAGCAACAGGCGCAGATTGCGGTGCGCCGGCAAGGGACCGCGGGGCTCATGTTCTTTACACTGACTCCGGAGGAGCTTCAGTCGCCCTCTGTCGACCGCTCCTTCCTGCTGGAGCCGGGCATTGGCTATGTCCGCGCCACCAGCTTCGACACGAATACCGCGACGCTGATCCAGGAAGCCATTGAAGGCCTGGGCGGCGCCAAGTTGAAGGGCCTGGTGCTGGATCTGCGTGAGAATCCCGGCGGCGTCCTGCAGGCCGGCCTCGCCACGGCGGCGCTGTTCCTGAAGCCGGGTACACGCATCCTCAGCGCGCGCGGCCGCAGCACCGAGACCGAGAACATCGAGGTGCCCAAGGAAGCGAAGCCGTACGAATTCAAACTGGCCGTGCTGGTCAATTCGAAAACCGCCAGCGCGTCGGAGATTGTGGCCGGCGCCATCCAGGACAACGATCGCGGCATGGTGATCGGCGAGACGTCCTACGGCAAGGGCCTGGTGCAGCGCGTGTTCCCGCTCAGCGACAATGCGGGCCTGGCGCTGACCACGGCGTTCTACTACACGCCCAGCGGCCGCAGCATCCAGAAGCCGCTGAAAGACAATGAGCTCGCGGCAGCCACGGCGACAACGCGGCCCGAGTTCAAGACAGTGGGCGGACGCACGGTGCGCGGCGGCGGTGGTATCGAACCCGACTTCGTGGTCTTCCCGGAACGGCCCGGCCGCTTCCGCTATGTCCTGGAGACCTCGGCCGCCTTCGCCGGCTACGCCACGGAATGGCTGGCCGGACATCGTGCCGATTCCAGCCGCGACATGGAGATCACCGGTCCAATGCTGGACGAGTTCCAGCTCTGGCTGTCCAAGCGCAACATCCGGCCCGGCCTGGCCGAGTGGTCGTCTGAGCGCGAGTACATCCGCCGCCGTTTGAAACAGGAGATTCTGAACCAGTCGATCAGCGTTGCTTCCGGCGACGAGATCGAGCTTCGGAACGATCCTGTGGTTCGGCGGGCTCTGGCAGGCTTTCAGGAGCCCTGACCAGCAGCACGCCGGCGAACAGCAGCGGCGCAATCACCTGAACCATTTTGCGGTCGAGCGCGGTGTCGATCTGCCAGCCCACGGATGCCGGTGTAACCCAGAGGACGATCAGGTCGGCCAGCAACAGCAGGCCCGGCACGATGAGAGGCCACCACGGTCCGCGTGGCGACCGCACTTTCAGCACCAACGCCAGGGCAGCGAACAGCAGCACCGGGTGCGCCGGGAAGTCGCCCAACTGCAGCAGCGAATCCAGGAAGTTCCTCAGCACCGCAGCGCCGCGGCCCATATCCGCCAGCAGACCAAACGAAAGGCCGGCCGTCTTGGGAGCCAGCAGCAGCGGGAAGCAGATGGCCAGCAGCAACGCAGGCAGTGCTCCACCCAACCAGGCAGCGGCTTTGACCCGCGCCTGCCAGGCCAGCGTGCCGGCCAGCAGCACGAAGAACACAGCACCCTCGTTCTTGGCGGAGGCGGCCAGGGCGGCCAGTAAGCCGCTCAGCGCGAG encodes the following:
- a CDS encoding arsenite methyltransferase; amino-acid sequence: MSTTDVKQAVQERYGKAALRVVEGEASCCCGSKKAVALGANDPITANLYSDDQAAQIPESAVLASLGCGNPTALAQLHEGETVLDLGSGGGIDVLLSARRVGPTGKAYGLDMTDEMLALANSNKEKSGLTNVKFLKGEIERIPLPDNSVDVIISNCVINLSADKDMVLSEAFRVLKPGGRFAVSDVVTRGEIPADVRRSVELWVGCIAGALDEQDYHAKLAKAGFENIGFEPTRVYKVEQAREFLDGQGIDVEAIAPLVDEKFMSAFIRATKPV
- the ggt gene encoding gamma-glutamyltransferase, whose amino-acid sequence is MRNSRVFAALALVSALTIPAPAREPVRTRKAMVVSQEPNATDAGVAVLKAGGNAVDAAITVAMTLAVTHPRAGNLGGGGFMLIRLANGTSTFIDFRERAPLSATRTMYLGKDGKRTKDSQVGWRAAGVPGTVSGLEYAHKKYGTKPWATLLKPAIDFATQGVTLTYAEARNLCGNRDVMEPFAESKRIFLKGGACFEPGEKLVQPELAQVIGRIAKSGARDFYEGETARIFAEESKKAGGEITLEDLKAYKTHERKPLTGEYKGYQIITAPPPSSGGIAMFQMLGMLQGTGYEKAGAGSASATHYMAEAMRRAYADRARYVGDPDFVKIPVSGLVNRTYTKKLWANVEPAAATPSSAIQAGDPAPYEASETTHFNVIDEKGNAVALTYTINGLYGNGVTVPRLGFLLNNEMDDFTTKPGEANMFGTVEGEANAIQPRKAPLSSMTPTIVTKDNQPFLLLGAPGGSRIITAVTQVLLYVIDFGMDVQQAIDQPRFHHQWLPDTLYLEPGFSPDTRSALEKMGYKVASTSGVASVEAIMVERPRAAAASRGGVVADGATAASSRQGGNTDTWMSRITWLAGAQNGRSSGKAAGY
- a CDS encoding sugar phosphate isomerase/epimerase family protein, with translation MEHALSTHVLVNHRLNTVWLDRIWNAGIPKVEIFCARQHFDYRDQSQVNELGYWFRDAQLQCHSLHAPMYNDDCWGRTGPSSVVTLTDTSKPRRLQSVEEIKRAIEVAEKFPFKYLIQHLGVSGEEYSDEKLDAAFTALEDLQLFAKHRGVEILIENIPNRLSSAERLLYFSGITHLDLKFCLDLGHANMMEGIEPTFALLQDRLRSTHVHDNDGKDDKHLFPLLAEGGTIPWKQTMDLLRTRESQYPLLLEVKDSPAFANPIDAARQAFDRLENL
- the asnS gene encoding asparagine--tRNA ligase translates to MSDYRRITIASAGQHTGEPVEIAGWLYNLRKSGKIIFPIIRDGSGTIQCVGVKAQLPEDVFEALKNLTQESSVIIRGRMRAEARAQGGYEMDIEGAEIVQRVSEEHPYPITPKEHGVEFLFDQRHLHLRSRRQHAILKIRHEIIKAVRDYFDSNGFTLVDCPIFTPAACEGTTTLFEVDYFEDEKVYLTQSGQLYNEATAAAFGKSYCFGPTFRAEKSKTRRHLTEFWMVEPEMAYADLEDVKRVAEELIVFMVGRVLENRKTELATLERDITKLEAIKAPFPRISYDEAVEILKRKGSEIEWGGDFGGTDETLLSEEFDRPVMVDRYPAAVKAFYFQPAPERPEVALGVDVLASEGYGEVIGGGQRVHDYDLLLQRIKDHNLPPEAFQWYLDLRRFGSVPHAGFGMGIERAVSWICGLEHIRETIAFPRMLYRTRP
- the rocF gene encoding arginase gives rise to the protein MAQTIAILGAPLDLGAGRRGVDMGPSALRVANLNAKLVSLGYKVEDLGNVFVSQQESSRIGAAHARYLKPIAATCVELAHKVERAAGQGKFPLVLGGDHSVAVGTVSGMAQHFRKKKQKLGVIWLDAHTDMNTPDSSPSGNVHGMPLACLVGYGPKPLTHLYGYAPKVDAKNVVLVGIRDVDLTERPIVKQSGVRVFTMRDIDERGLRSVMEEAVMIASQGTAGIHISLDMDGVDPDEAPGVGTPVRGGFSYREAHLAMEILSDSHRVRSMEVVEVNPVLDTANRTALLGVELVMSAMGKRIL
- a CDS encoding D-alanine--D-alanine ligase family protein yields the protein MSKLRVAVVYGGRSGEHEVSIRSAQAIMAALNTENYEVIPYLIGKDGKWDPKPILPEPGANEGIDVVFPVLHGTFGEDGTIQGLFEMADLAYVGPGVFGSAASMDKEHFKRLSVERGLPVVEYAIVHTGNPHKAVDWDTTLTQIVERFGLPVFVKPCNLGSSVGVAKAHTVEELQAAILDAGRYDLKVLVERAIVGQEVECAVLGNYRPQASTPCEILPSKEFYDYDDKYLLDQAKTVIPPNLSEEKIEEVQRLAIECFQAMDCSGMARVDFLIEKATGNIYINEINTIPGFTSISMYPKMWEHAGCPFEMLVGMLISLALERHSLRRALRYER
- a CDS encoding S41 family peptidase translates to MRTLAVLLLAATLPLAAQPKPPANPNRPLPNTEELERELKRVLDVFLIASENAADPVSPDAAFYGGAIPGMLRRLDPHSIFFDKEQFQQLQEMERSVTKGFGSVVSVLPGRVIVLQTLPGTPSQKAGLSPGDEIVGVNNIPFANLDLEQLVQVLSMTRQQQAQIAVRRQGTAGLMFFTLTPEELQSPSVDRSFLLEPGIGYVRATSFDTNTATLIQEAIEGLGGAKLKGLVLDLRENPGGVLQAGLATAALFLKPGTRILSARGRSTETENIEVPKEAKPYEFKLAVLVNSKTASASEIVAGAIQDNDRGMVIGETSYGKGLVQRVFPLSDNAGLALTTAFYYTPSGRSIQKPLKDNELAAATATTRPEFKTVGGRTVRGGGGIEPDFVVFPERPGRFRYVLETSAAFAGYATEWLAGHRADSSRDMEITGPMLDEFQLWLSKRNIRPGLAEWSSEREYIRRRLKQEILNQSISVASGDEIELRNDPVVRRALAGFQEP